The sequence GAAATACTAGGATATTGCTACTTTGTTATATAAAGTCATCTATATTAatgatgacatttaaaaaaagttaaaagataaaTTACTTTAAAGATTTCTTCTGAATGATATATATGGGGAATTTATTCAAGTAGAACAAATGTAGGaaatcacatacacacacctataGCAAAGCAGAAAGGCAAATTCCTAGGAACCAGCATGCTAGAAACTTATGCCATCTAAAAGTTAACCAGAATAAGAttcaaaattaacattttctgcAGCTAATATAGACTAGTACAATTTGctgaaacaaagggaaaaaacttATCTTTTGCTTATCAGATGATACTGGAAAATAAAAGGCAtatattgtttttgctttttaaaaaccaaatacaGCACTGAACTTTGAAGAATGGTAAAGATAGGTGACAATACTTGAAGATGGTTTTTAGTAATTTGTAAAAAGTGTTAAATGATTAAAAAGGTCTGTGAAATGAAAACACAGGTATTGGAAATGGGGTGTGgaggagataagagaaaaaaaaagttgggaacgTATTAACttccaattttatttatatgaactCTTCCTCATATTTTTCATATCATCTAAAATCTTGACACTAAGTATCACTGCAGAAATCAAATGGTATAGAAAGGATGGGTGatattcaattatttcaattgttCACAGAATAACCTATAAATGCCTATTcaaaggctggattttaactggAAATGAGATTATTTCTTCATATGCCATTTCCTtgaattatacatgtattataagccaaatttttttcattaaaaaaattcaaaaaatgtcatttatcAAAGTTTTACCAACAATTTTTCTATAACATACCTCTAAATTCCTTCCTAGTACTAACATAGTAGAATATTGTACAATTCTTCCCTAcactatctttccctttctcagtGATTAATTCCTGTTTTCCTGCAACAGActtcctccttttatttctttggacaTTGGGGATTGTAGATTTAACCATCAGTTGTACTTTACTGTaggaaaatactgaagaaaagaacaaattatgaaGACTAATGTTTTGATACTTGCTTTAATAATGTATGATTAATGAAGCAAATAGCTTCCTGACTTGGTAGTGATTTCACTGAAAACTGGAATTAGCAAAGGCAAATTGGTAGttttgtttgattaaaaaaaagcagaaacttTGCTGTGAGGTCATAAGttctaagttattttttaaaaactacattaTCTCTAATTTTTGTATAGAAAAGGACTGGGTTCCATTTTATTACCATGTAACaactgaggggaaaaaactgTTGAAGAGAATAACTTCATGCTAAACTGTTCCAGAATCAGGGGTTTTCCAAACACCTTATAATAGAATAAAGCTCTATTTGGGAACCACTGAGTAATAGGGTACTAGCGAAAACATGTTTTTTGGAAACTGAGTGACTTCCATGTAAGTATTTCTCCTTTGTATGACTGGGAaaggagatgagaggaaaaacaaaagatcaaaaaaatagggataagcaataaaaatttaagactaaaaaggaagatgaaagataaaggaaacaaaaagctgAAGGATGACAACTTAAATGGCTTTAAGTGTTATTCCTTTAATGTTTATTAAGAAAAGCATACATTTATGTGTAGCAAACATCTATTTGCTAAGTTTAGGCTTAGAAATAGATAAGCCATTTTCGATGACCTGAAATGATCACTGACAAATTAatgacactggccttcttgcAGTTCCTTGAATAAAATCCTTCATCTCTAGACTCCAGGCATTTTATCTGTCTGATCCCCATGTTTGAAATACTCACACCTAACCTCTGTTTCCTGACTTTAAGTGTCAGTGCTGCCTTTTGTTCTTTCCTATttatcaaacacacacacacatacactacatagttttcattttgtctccCCCTTTAGATTATGAACTCTTGCTGGTCTGAGATAGTCTTTTGTCTCTTGAATCCCCAGTACATAGCACAGTGAttggcatataatagatgcttaataaatgctcactggcTAACACTACACAAATGgggtaaaacaaaaataatggtgATAAGCACACCTGAGCCTTGGAAAACAGGTTAGTCAACAATCTTGTTCCAACTCAAAGGGAAAAGGTTGGCCTCATAaaatttatagatattttatttactAAGGCATTTAGttagttaattttatttactaAGAGTAATTAAACCATAAATATATAAGCATGTTGTATTTGGAGAAAGGAtaactttttttctcctatgCACAATTGTGTTTGCCTCCTTGAATATCCTAAAAGTGTCTTcatttaaaagaggaagaatattatatgtaaaaaaaggaTTATTGAAAGAAGAGGGTTTGGCATTTTAGATTAATTACTCTCTTTCTAGATATTAAATGATCatgtaattattttactttattcattccCACCAAGAGGATTAAATCTCTTAATAAAGATCTACTTTGaagtgatctcatttgatcctcctataACCTGAACAAAATCCCCACTAAAAACATACCAGTTAAATGATTATTCAAGGCCTAAAATCCTCCAATGGGGAAACCCACCAACCATATTCTAATGCAATTTGTTCCAATTCTTGACCCTTCTAATAATTAGACAGTTTTTTCTGTTAAGTCTAAATTGCTTCTTTTGCAATTCCCACCAACATGTTGCTGGTGGAACAAATACTGACAACAAATCTAGCCTTTATAACAGCCCTTCAAATTGAAATCCCtcttaagtcttctctttttcaatgAGCTTCTTAAATAGTACTGTCAGGAACTGAATACACTGCTCTAGATATGAACTAACCAGGGAAAAGTAAGGGACTATCATGGCCATCCTCCTTTTTGCTGTAAACTATGTTGCTCTTTTACCCAAGATAAAATGAGCTTTTTTAGCTGTTATTTTATTACATTGCCAACTCATCTTGGATTGACTAAAAGTCATGCATCTTTTTTTCAAGACAAACAGCTCTCTAGCCAAGCCAATACATTTATACTGTTACTTATGAAACTGATCCCCATGTAACACTTTACATTTATGCCTACTAAATTTCGTCTTACATTTCAATTTCGTAATTTGGGCCAAAGGTCTAATTTGTGAAAAATAGTTTGGGACCAGGATGGTTATTAAAGGAGTAGATAAGTTTCCCTTCCAGTCATCTGAAAATATATCAGGTGTCAAGCATTCCTTTTAttagtcactgataaaaatgttcaaaagCTCAGCAATAACCATGGGTCCCTGGGGCTTCTAAATCAAGGCAAAAATgacattaaattattaataagacTATTCTTTTGAATCTAGCCTTTCAGCCAGTTTCAAATAATTATATGGCTTTCTcatccattttctcctctctgaTAATAgcaaaaaatgctttataaaattcCTTAATTCAGGCCACAACCACCAGATGATTGCATCCTAATTGATCTCCCTCTCTCAAATCTCTACCATCcccaatccatctttcacataCCTGCctaagttattttcctaaagctaccaagtctgaccatgtcatttcccTGTCCAAGGAAATCCAAGGGCTTCCTattgtgtttggttttttttaattcttctcaaCGGTGGCCTCACTCTAGAATTCCACTCTCATTACATACATTTTTGCTATTCCTGTCCTCCACAATTCTATCAAACTTCTTTCTGCTATTCTTGACACCCTTTATCTCTTTATCTGTGCCTGCCTTATCTGATCTTCCcctatgtctggaatgctctcctttttTATCTTGGCCTCACAAAATCCCTTATTTCCATTATGAGTCAGCTCAAATTGTATGTAGCTTATCCTATTCTTTTACCTCCTATTGCCCTCCCTCCATGAACtaccttatatatatatttttacatgtttacAAATATACATTCCAGTTTCCTtgatagaatttaagctcctCTGTATCCCTAGTATTGGCCACACAACAGGCATTTAATGATTCTTGGTTGATtgatttgctaaaatctaggtaccTATGatctatcaaaaacaaaacaaaacagaacaaggTGAGTGGGACATGACCTTGCTAAGGAAGTCATGTTATTtgtaattgctttcttttctagatgtttaCTAGTGCTTCAATCCATTCTAGACACTGAGATcaagcttttccttttttgaaaatcaaaccCTGCAGAACCTCTACCTTTTCCCATGATCTTTCAAACAGCACTAACAGTGGCTCAGCCAACACACCTGTCAGTTATTTCAATACCTGAGGATGTACTTCATCTGGGCATCcatttgaattcatcaagggcaACTAGGTGCTCTCCCACTAGGTCCTCATTTACCTTGGCTATCAACTCCCTGTCATCCATTTTTGTTCTGCCACTTCCAGTGCATAGGTCATTCTGAGtaggagaaaaacagaagaaaaatgagaattgagcaGCAGTCTTTTCTCAATTTAACATTTGTCATCTTCCAATTCACTACTGCAATTTGCTTTGCATTTAGTGATAAAGACCTTAACACCTCAGTCTTTCTGGCAGCTTCAAAGTGATTAGAGCTGGTATAAGAGTGGAAGACTCAAGGAGCATTCAGGTGCCCATCTCTCTTAGAATAAAGAATCATTGCTAAAATCTGAGAGCCAAGAAACAAAGAGCAAGGATCATAAAGACTCAAATAAGAATATACTAAATATGACatgttattaaaaagaaattcagtgtACTTGTGTCATTTGGGACagcagatcaaagaaaaatatcaatgtcTATGCAAAAGATGTATAAGAATAAGTCTATCTGAGGAGGATGCCTCTAAATGGTCAGGACTTAACTTAAATCTTTGTTTTGAGAACGTGCCCCATCTTTACAAAGTAAAAATGCTGATAGTTTACAGACCAGAAAAAGGAGGCATTTtaacttcacacacacacacacacacacacacacacacatataataggtaggtgtgtgtgtgtgtgtgtatacgcaCACACATATGTAGCATAGGGGTAAGATGATGTATACTTAAGAATCGAAAGGATCTGGAAAGGACACTAGAGGTTATCTAGATAAATCTCATTCACTTTACATTATCAGGAAACTCGGGCTCAGGAAGGCTGTGACTCCAAAGATCGTACGGCTAGCTAGCAACAAACGAGCCAAAtttttgaatgcaggtcttcttggctccaagtccagcattctctcCACTACAACCCGGGGCTTCTCTGGAggagtaaaacaaacaaaaaaccaaaaaccccacCAAACAATCCCACAAGAGTAAGGCGGCTTGAGGTTGGGATGGAGGAGACGAACACAGAGGTAGCGAAACTTGGTCCGCCATCCCGCGAAGTGCGTCTGCGAGTCCCAGGGACCCGTTTCAGGGACTCTAGATATGACAGCCCAGGGGTCTAAGAGATTGAAAATCAAGGGCGTAGCCCAAGAGAAGCGAATCAGGTTTCTGGGAGTCCCATGAGaaaaatctcttcccttttcctgctAGTCCCCACCTTTCGGCGCCCCAAGGGAGCGGTTATTTGGGCGGCTGGGACATCCCTGGGTTCCAAGGCAGGAATGATTTCACTTCCACCAGCGAAGGAGCCCCAATCCCCACGCCTCCACAGCTGAGGGAGGCGGAGAGCCGAGTCCCGGCGGACTAATTCTAAGCCGACCCAAGTCCAGTTGCGTCCTTAACCCCAGAGGCTCAGCTGTCAACCCGAGGGACGAACGCCGCCAAGACGACCGCGTGAGCCCGCTACGCGCGAGCCTGCGCAGAGCCGTTTAGAACGCTCGCATGGAGTAGGGACCATGGCAGGGCCAGCACGCGCCTGGACCGTTACTCCCCGAGACTGGGGGGGTaggtaggaggaagagaaggctGAGAATGAGAGTGGGGGTAGGAGTAAGGGGGAGGGTGAGAGATAGATGCTCCGGATTGGACAGTTCCGGGCTTAATTTCTCGGTGATTGGGTCTCTCTTCTAGAAGTGTGAAgagcctgggggaggggggagtcttcccccccccccccccgcactcactgaaagggggtgggggagtctTTGCCTAGCTTCCCCGCGGGTTCCTTGTCCCTTTCCTTTGCCTCAACTCTCCGGTTCCAGCTTCTCTCtgtcccccttcccccaaatcctTTCCTTCCATCCGGACTCGAACActtataaagtataaattagcACTTCCACgaagggaaggagagggtgaAGGTTAAAAACGAGTCGGGGACTCCCCAATCCTTCCTCCCCGTCTTTTCAACTTCAGCCCTTACAGGAGGCATTGAGGAAGGGAAGTGTGATCCGAACGCTTCCTGAGAGGGGTCGCTCCGCAGTCTCAGCCTAAGCCTCTGGTTTCTCCCTACCCTTCCCGCTCTTCGCCCCGATCTCAGCTGGTAAGGGGAGTAGAATAAGAAGATGGGAACCACTCAAGTAGAATGGGAAACACCCCACAAGGAGCGGGGGAGGAGGGGCAGAGCATGCTCGGGGCTGTGCAGACGCCTCGGGCTTTTCCAGTGTGGCCCCCGAGCTGTGCGGAGCTTTTGGGGCTTCCACGTGGGGGTTCGGCTGGGCCGGCTAGCTCCTCAGCTGGGCCGGCTAGCTCCTCAGCGGGCTGAGGGCGTTCCTGCTGGCAGGAGACCGGCTCGCtccctttgttctttctcttccccctcaccTCCCACTCCCCTCCTGTCTCGTGGTGGCGGCTCCTCCCTCCGGAGGCTGTCAAACTGCtctggagaaggggagagggaggagagggggagggagaagaggaggaggaaggcgCTTGGGCCCCTGTGGCATTAGGGACTATGGCGAAGATCAGGGTGGCTTACGAGTACACGGAAGCGGAGGACAAAAGCATCCGGCTAGGCTTGTTCCTCATCATCTCGGGCATCGTATCGCTGTTCATCTTTGGCTTCTGCTGGCTGAGTCCGGCTCTGCAGGACCTGCAAGCCAAGGCGGCCAACTGTACCGTGCTGTCAGTGCAGCAGATCGCTGAGGTGTTCGAGTGCACTTTCACCTGTGGCGCAGACTGCCGTGGCACCTCGCAGTACCCCTGTGTCCAGGTCTATGTCAACAACTCCGAGTCCCACTCCCGGGCGCTGCTGCACCGCGACGAGCACCAGCTATTAACCAACCCCAAGGTAGGTACGCCGACCCGGGGCGTAAGGCTCACCTGGCTGCCAGCTGCAGAGGGACGGGGCTCGAGGGAGTAGCCTGATTGCTATGTCCAACTCGGCCCCATGTGCATTAGGCGTGTTAATGGCCGGGGCAATGGCCCTACAGCAGCGagcaagggggggaggggaagagggggaaggggaggactCTGCTCTCCTAGTGGAGGGACTAGAGCTTGATGCTACCGTTGCCGCTGCCTCTGATGATCGAAGGTTTTCTTCCGAGAGATTTCCAGGCTCCCGGGATTCCGACGCTTTTCCTGGGACAGGCCTCCCTCCTCCTTAGCCTGGTAGTTCGTGTACCTGTAAGACTCAGCGGCGGCTCactgaaaagaaacaaacactTCGCCTTAAAGttaacttttctttcctcctgGTTGAAGTTCCGCAGTCGAAGCCGTCACTGTGCGAACCCGTGTTATAACTGCCGGACACATACTGGCTGATGAGCTGTTGGGAGTGGAAGCTATCCACGAATGCCCTGCAAAGAATGGTCCTGATTTCGTGGTCTTTAGTCAAAAGGTCCAGGAATTTGagtattttgggggggaggaggaggagaaggcaaGGGGGGAGGGTGTCAGTTCCTTAAATAGAAGCATGATGCAGGGatacttctttaaaaatgtaaatttagtCATATATAATCTATTGAACCTGCCTTCCCTAGAAATTTTTCCTGCCTATTTGAAAAGTCAACAAACTCATTTTAAGTGCCTGGGACTGTATTaatatacaaagaatgaaacaatctagggatatttctttaaaatacaaatgaaagctaattattcttccttttcGACTTATgccttattggaaaaaaaaataaatcatcaaaCATTGGTTCTGTGTTAGGATACAATACCAAGAAAGAAGCCATCCTTAACTTCTAAGACcttgcattctaatggaaaatttgatatcTTTTGGACTCTCAAGACCCGGGAAGTGTGGTTTGCACTAGGAAAATTGTTGGGAGAATCTGTTTATAAAATGCAATGTCCTTAATCTGGAAATTGAGTTTTTGGAGCAACCCTGAGCCACCAGAaagaatttctccttttctctcttttctttcttccagcgTATACggtagagttaaaaaaaaaaaaaaaaaaaaaaaaaaaaaaaaaaaaaaaagatggatcttatcaaaaagtattttgttttttctaagatttttctaAGTCTTCCAGGTGCCTAGCTTGATGATTAAAGGGAAAGTGATTCAGAAAAGGATCCATAATACGAAGCAAAACGTACcaattttaaactattaatttgAAGTTTGTAGCAAAACTTAGCTTAACcaatttaaactattaatttaaAGTTTGACTAATTCTCCCTTTAGGGAAAAAACCTTGTATTAGTATTTTGACTAGTTATCTTTCATTAGTAAAAGAATAATTTGAGAGTTGATTTCATtgagtattaaaaattaaatagttaaatGTGTACTACAGGAACCTGTCACCTCGAAAAACTCTTGCATTAAAGTTTAAATTTGTGATTTGAGATGTAAAGGAACTTATTTAACCCAGAAGTATTTGTTTCCAGATAATCTAGAAGAAAACTGAGTTTTCTTCACTTTTAGATAGAAATGTAGATTTCAGAAACAAACCAAAATTGATACTACTTCCAAATAATCAAAGCATCAGAAACATTTTAGTGGTTAACCAAGACCCCCAAAAGTGCCAGAATCACAGCATTTCAGAGCTAGAATATCTATTCCATAACTTAGTTTCACTTTAAAAGCAGTAACTAATTGTTAGTGAAGATCTGTTATCCTTAAGAGATAATTTCTCATACTCACAAGTCATACAGCTTTACCTATTGTTAATAATTTGACAGAAAAACCTATACAAATTAGTAAAATCTTGGACAAAGCTTCCTTAAAATCTCACCAAGTTTTGAAATTTCTGgcagaagaaaatttggaagcaTTAGATAGATTTACTTGGAAACAAATACTTTACATAaatttacttaaatttatttacttaaatcTGATTGCATATGCCAAAATCTGCTTCTTTAGAATGCCAATTCTGATGCTGGCAGGATAGATCTTGAAGGGGCAGCTGGGCAAAATAACGTTTAAaagaagttttaataaaattcaagaaatagatCTAAGAAAAACGCTCACATACCTATACTTAaacgtatttggaaaaataagggacattcaattaaaaattgaagAGTATCTTAGTCAAAACTTAATCAAATCTCCTTGGATGATGTTTTTATTAGGGGAATTTCATCCAAACTGTAAATAATTTgctatattaattaattatgaatttatgctttggctataatatttccattttagagtaGCCACTATtgatagaaaaataagatgagTAAATATTCGGAAGCAGTGCCAAGTTCAAAAGCAGAATGTTTAGGTAGgaattattctcttttccctctttttaaaaatagctgacTTGTTATTTCATTGCTATTAGAGAACTGTTTGGCTCAGTATCTGTTCTGCCACTTAAAAGTCATTGTCTTTAAGGCCCAGCTTCTCAAACTGTGGCCCCAATCCCCACTGAATGTGAGAACTGAAAAAGTGATTTATTGTATACCTGTACAGAAGTTgatttcatgtaaaaatttcttggatgaaagaGGGTCATGACTGGAAAGAGTTTAAAAAGTCCTGTTCtaaggcactgagaggttaactTACTTCCCCAGAGTTAAACCATATCATATAAATATTCCCAATTTAACTTTCCCACCAGGAAAGAAATCCTTCTCaaaatttctccttcttccttgtttttttcacTTCTCTCCAATGACTTTTATCTGAAACTTCCTAAGCCTCCCAAGCATTCCCTGTAGGGAACATGTAGGAAGTAGCCTTACCTCCAAGAACAGCCTAGATAGACCCCTAGGAATCcaagatttctttcttcattacCCATCTTTACCAGAAGTAAAATTTAGTAAAtcatcagccaaaaaaaaaatttaaacgaAATTTAGTAAAtcatcatccaaaaaaaaaaaattaaaccaaagttttaaaggatttttttcatcGTCTCCACCAGATTCTTCTGTCTACTTTTTAATTGCAATGGAAGTCAGTAAGGAGTTCTGGGtcactgttgtttgtccttcattcttagaGTGCCAttacatcagggaggtaatgccatgaaatgcaaatgaattggatttaaatgagggatgGTTATGCAcaatcacctgcctcactttcccctccagagccctctgAATCCAGtcacaagatatagatcaagataacTAGATGTGGCCTTAGATGAAATGGGAAACTTTGACTCTTTTAAGCTCTTGGTTTTGACTGAGACCTcccccattcagtgattaaggctgggtagcaactgaggcaaagaatctcttttttcacttaatccaaaaaaaaaaaaaatctaaataaatgaatgaatgatactTGGAGGGGAAGATCCTTAAGGTTATTGGACAAAGcaaaaatgactgctatttacattatATTCAATGAGTCAATCAAGACCCAAAAATGACCAAATGGGGTTTAGCTTAAGATCTATTAATGGCCAATTAGAACCAGATTTTTGGTGTAAGTCCTGGTCCTtgagaaatctagccagtaaaccccaagatattttggaaagGTTTAGaggtacaaaagagaaaaaaaatgagttttaagaATTTCTGTAGGTTAAGGGTGTGATATAAGAGAACATATAACCATTCAAATCATGTATTACTGAAAACACTGGTAAGTAAATGTTAGTTTTAATTCTATTAGATTATCAACATCTATTTTGATTGTTGTCTTTATTGATTTTGTGGActagaaaattgaaacaaatgatTTCTCTTATTACAATGTTAGAATTAACCCTCTATTACCTGAAGACAAATTTACTCTCTTGAGCTTTTCCTTTGCCAAGCTTGTAATAATGTTCTGCTGAATTATTTCTATGGGTCATTAAACTTACTATGTACTTAGGgaatataaatgcattttaacATTAAAGAAACATAATTGAGAAATTAAACTTAGATATCAAAAAAAGCATTCCAGAGTTGAAAATAAATGGTTTGTGttttttcccaaatgttttaGATTGTTCATACTATTGCTTTTCCTCCATTAACACAGATAATTGAGAATTCAgctaaattatataaaaagttgTTCTGTCTATAGAATTCCTGCAGCTAActggtgcagcagatagagctTGGAGACTTCCTaactaggaagatctgaattcaaattttgtctcaatAGCTTGGCTGTGTGATCCATGGCACGTCATTTAACCTGTctatgcttgtttgtttttctgtaaaatgaagatattattgAAAGTGGATCAACACATTCTATTTCcaccatttttcttgtttttttttttctcatgatctttttccttttgcttttttctatccCAATATGActcatgaaaatatgtttaaaaatgaatgtacatgtgtaacctaaATAAATGAgtaattctctgtatataccaattaCCGAGTctgcacagaatagtgggaaggaccattttccaagcatatactaatagagtattgtccaatcggtgattagccttaagtgctcagttgtccaaccttagtgcatcaactcaagagtttcagccctttacattatGCAAGATTTATTGAAAAAATGATTATCTGTATAAGCTCATAAAATACTTTGTCATGTTTtgtctattttcattttctttttgtttgttttgaggcaATCGGGattgtaacttgcccaggatcagagaactaagaaagtgttaagtattgCAGACCAattttgaactcggatcctcctgaattcagaatTGGTGCCACAgcgccatctagctgtcccagtCATGTTGgtctagatatatatattttctgaaaaagtaatatctatatctatagatatatagatatatatgttttagaaataaattctTCTAACTTCCATTTTTAGGTAGAATGCATAGAAGTCACCATCACTTGAAAAGCCCCCAGAAAAATGTTTCTGAAGGAATGAGGAGATAGTaaattttgtttaataatgaTCTAGTGATTCCTAATATAACCCAATTATAATATGAACCATAAAGTACATTGGTTTTAATTACTTTGTGCTATTATTAAATTACATCTTATactcttaaaatatatttccaaataaatgaataaaattgatCAACATTGATTATTCATGTACATATACTTAGTTTTATTCCAAGAATGCATTTGTGTTTCAACCACTGTCATAAAGCTTATCTAGATTTTATCATGTGTAGtaacaaattttatttacttagaaTGTGTAGTTATAAGTGAACAATTAAAAGTTTTGCTTTCAAgtaattttacaaattttgtagaatttcattttccattgaGTTCCTAGATAGTCATTTATCATCGTGTTAAAAACTATTTACAAGCAAAATCATGAACAGAATAGTCTCAAATATCTCAAATATTCCAAGCCCTCTCTTATTCCTTACCTGGGTAAGTCATCTGCCAATTTTGCTGAATCAATTCATGAAAAAGATGTTCTTTGAATTTTCACATTTCATACCTGGCAGAAATGAATATATTCTTCTTGAAGCTTGTTAAGTAGCAACATTCTTGACTGCAAATCATTTCCAACTCTACAACTGCAAGACTATCAGGAGAGATTATGCCTTCTGTGACATTACTGTTGTAGCAAAATAAATGGATTAGGGAGTCTGGATCCAGGGCCTGGTCTCatttgctagattttttttttttttttaccatcttaaaacaatttatattgcTATGgtattttaaataggaaaaaattagagcaatgattaATTCACTTTATAGAAAGTAGGTCAATCTAATCATTGTACACACCAACAAAATTATACGTTTTTTTTCTgacacaattggggttaagtgatttgcccagggtcacacagctagaatgtgttgtgtctgagaccagatttgaactcaggctcctcacttcagggctggtgctctattcattgtgccaccttgctgccctctgcaatgatcagttctgatggacatggctctttaaaacaatgatatgattcaggccaattccaatagacttgtaaggGAGGGAGCCTTCTGCtttcagaaagagaattgtgggaattgaatgtagatcaaagcatagtattttcaccttttttgtttgctttttctcatttttttcctcttttttgatctaatttttcttgtgcaggatgattgtggaaatgtgtagaataattgcccatatttaacatatattggattgattgctgtctag comes from Sarcophilus harrisii chromosome 5, mSarHar1.11, whole genome shotgun sequence and encodes:
- the KCNMB4 gene encoding calcium-activated potassium channel subunit beta-4, encoding MAKIRVAYEYTEAEDKSIRLGLFLIISGIVSLFIFGFCWLSPALQDLQAKAANCTVLSVQQIAEVFECTFTCGADCRGTSQYPCVQVYVNNSESHSRALLHRDEHQLLTNPKCSYIPPCERENQKNLESVLTWQQYWEDEIGSQPFTCYFNQYQRPDDVLLKRTHDEIVLLHCFLWPLVTFLVGVLIVMLTICAKSLAVRAEAMKKRKFS